One window of Bacillus sp. THAF10 genomic DNA carries:
- the sspI gene encoding small acid-soluble spore protein SspI: protein MNLNLRHAIRQNVEGNSQDQLRDTILDAINKGEEKMLPGLGVLFEVIWENSSEQEKSEMLSTLEDGLK from the coding sequence ATGAATTTAAATTTACGCCACGCGATTCGTCAAAATGTGGAAGGAAATTCCCAAGACCAGCTTAGAGATACAATCTTAGATGCCATTAATAAAGGCGAAGAAAAGATGCTTCCAGGTTTAGGCGTGTTGTTTGAAGTGATTTGGGAAAATTCTTCTGAGCAGGAAAAGTCCGAAATGCTCTCTACGCTTGAGGATGGCTTGAAATAG
- a CDS encoding RNA methyltransferase, translating into MKHIESVKNNKVKQWKKLHKKKEREKSGTFIIEGFHLVEEALKVDNLVEEIIISEDRSLPKNWNLQHVDLTYAVPAVLKELSETETPQGVVAICRIPTPPEHPIKEKILMLDNVQDPGNVGTMIRTADAAGMDMVILGEGCADLYSGKVIRSTQGSIFHLPIIQGALPTYIDACKQHSIPIYGTALENGVSYQQVTPSPSFALILGNEGKGMTKEHLEATDQNLYIPIRGQAESLNVGVAAGILMYYLHG; encoded by the coding sequence TTGAAACATATTGAATCAGTAAAAAATAATAAAGTAAAGCAGTGGAAAAAACTGCACAAGAAAAAAGAACGGGAAAAGAGCGGCACCTTTATAATTGAAGGCTTTCATCTTGTCGAAGAAGCCTTAAAAGTAGACAATCTGGTTGAAGAGATCATCATTTCAGAGGATCGTTCCCTTCCTAAGAATTGGAATCTGCAACACGTCGACTTAACCTATGCAGTTCCTGCTGTGCTAAAGGAATTAAGCGAAACAGAGACACCACAGGGAGTAGTTGCAATCTGCCGCATTCCCACACCACCGGAGCACCCGATTAAAGAAAAAATATTAATGCTTGATAATGTACAAGATCCAGGCAATGTGGGTACCATGATAAGAACGGCAGATGCAGCAGGAATGGATATGGTTATTTTAGGAGAAGGCTGTGCGGACCTTTACAGTGGAAAAGTGATTCGTTCCACACAAGGCTCTATTTTTCATTTGCCAATCATCCAAGGGGCACTTCCCACTTATATAGATGCTTGCAAGCAGCATTCCATACCGATATACGGGACTGCTCTTGAGAATGGTGTTTCCTATCAACAGGTTACCCCGTCACCCTCCTTTGCCTTAATCCTTGGTAATGAAGGAAAAGGAATGACAAAAGAGCACTTGGAAGCAACAGACCAAAACCTTTATATTCCGATCCGTGGTCAAGCTGAATCCTTAAATGTCGGAGTGGCAGCCGGAATATTAATGTATTATTTACACGGATAG